The following are encoded together in the Streptomyces rapamycinicus NRRL 5491 genome:
- a CDS encoding GntR family transcriptional regulator yields the protein MTDKEQPASPRRKTPAYRLLTDALRADIEEGVYAQGRKMPTEEVLRTRYNVSRHTVRQALQTLLTEGLIYRVQGSGTYVSGRQSSGRYLRSIGSLDEIVVWPDTETEVLERFATQVDPSIAQRLELPYIEVSRALVRRSFKGVPFVLTRHYVAPELGDTLRAEGIPAKGEGTVIGSAEPFLERPVAGARQDITAMNAPAEEAELIGCKPGDAILLIERLYYDTAGNFVEFTASHFNPRRYGYRMELRRAQ from the coding sequence GTGACGGACAAAGAGCAGCCCGCTTCCCCACGGCGCAAGACGCCCGCGTACCGCCTGCTCACCGACGCGCTGCGCGCGGACATCGAAGAGGGCGTGTACGCCCAGGGGCGCAAGATGCCCACGGAGGAGGTGCTGCGGACCAGGTACAACGTCAGTCGGCACACCGTCCGTCAGGCGCTGCAGACACTGCTGACAGAGGGCCTCATCTACCGGGTGCAGGGCAGCGGGACCTATGTGAGCGGGCGGCAGTCGTCCGGCCGCTATCTGCGCTCGATCGGTTCGCTCGACGAGATCGTCGTCTGGCCCGATACGGAGACCGAGGTGCTCGAGCGGTTCGCCACTCAGGTCGATCCGTCGATCGCGCAGCGCCTTGAGCTGCCCTACATCGAGGTGAGCCGGGCGCTGGTCCGGCGGTCCTTCAAGGGGGTGCCGTTCGTGCTCACCCGCCACTACGTCGCGCCGGAGCTGGGGGACACCCTGCGGGCGGAGGGCATCCCCGCGAAAGGAGAAGGCACGGTCATCGGTTCCGCGGAGCCGTTCCTGGAGCGACCGGTCGCCGGTGCGCGCCAGGACATCACAGCGATGAACGCGCCCGCCGAGGAAGCCGAGTTGATCGGCTGCAAGCCCGGCGACGCCATTTTGCTGATCGAGCGCCTGTACTACGACACGGCGGGCAACTTCGTGGAATTCACCGCCTCCCATTTCAACCCGCGCCGCTACGGCTACCGTATGGAGCTTCGCCGCGCTCAGTGA
- a CDS encoding thiolase family protein: MTLDPVHVAGAGMIRFGKYPREVTLETMGASAARQAMTDAGVGPADIEALYVGHVFGGPVAGQRIGARIGLAGKPVSNHENYCSSGATALREAWIAVGAGLYDLVLVLGVEKMTDRIKGGVQPDAGDLDAASGFIFAAGHALSARRYIADYGATREQIAMVAVKNHAHSVMNPYAHYQKPVSLADVLTARPIAEPLGLLDCSPISDGAAAVVVASQAGLRRLGVASAPKVAGCGLVSGTVQTGLGDVNEEDVSRRAGEEAYRVSGIGADEIDLVEMHDCFTIAEIVRLEGLGVLPRGEGARLTEAGHTSLGGRLPVNPSGGLLSRGHPVGATGVAQICELFWQLTDRAGGRQVEGARTGLAYCKGGSVSGTDGASVTTVIMTR; this comes from the coding sequence ATGACACTGGACCCCGTCCACGTCGCGGGCGCCGGAATGATCCGGTTCGGCAAGTATCCGCGCGAGGTCACGCTCGAGACCATGGGAGCGAGCGCCGCACGCCAGGCGATGACCGACGCCGGAGTCGGACCCGCCGACATCGAAGCCCTGTACGTGGGTCACGTCTTCGGCGGCCCCGTCGCGGGACAACGCATAGGCGCCCGCATCGGCCTGGCGGGCAAGCCGGTGAGCAACCACGAGAACTACTGCTCCAGCGGTGCCACCGCACTGCGAGAGGCATGGATCGCCGTTGGCGCCGGTCTCTACGATCTCGTGCTCGTTCTCGGCGTGGAGAAGATGACCGACCGCATCAAGGGTGGCGTACAGCCCGACGCGGGAGACCTCGACGCCGCGTCCGGCTTCATCTTCGCCGCCGGGCACGCCCTGAGCGCCCGTCGCTACATAGCCGACTACGGCGCGACCCGCGAACAGATCGCCATGGTCGCGGTGAAGAACCACGCCCATTCGGTCATGAACCCTTATGCCCACTACCAGAAGCCGGTCTCGCTCGCGGACGTATTGACGGCCCGCCCCATCGCGGAGCCGCTCGGGCTTCTCGACTGTTCGCCGATCAGCGACGGCGCTGCCGCGGTAGTGGTCGCCAGCCAGGCGGGGCTGCGACGGCTGGGGGTCGCCTCCGCGCCGAAGGTCGCCGGCTGCGGTTTGGTCAGCGGCACCGTCCAGACCGGACTCGGCGATGTGAACGAGGAGGATGTGTCACGACGGGCGGGTGAAGAGGCGTACCGCGTCTCGGGCATCGGCGCCGACGAGATCGACCTCGTCGAGATGCACGACTGCTTCACCATCGCCGAGATCGTGCGGCTGGAAGGACTCGGCGTGCTGCCCCGCGGAGAGGGAGCACGGCTGACCGAGGCGGGACACACCAGCCTCGGAGGCCGGCTCCCGGTCAACCCCAGCGGGGGTCTCCTCTCCCGGGGCCACCCGGTGGGCGCCACCGGAGTGGCGCAGATCTGTGAGCTGTTCTGGCAGCTGACGGACCGGGCCGGGGGCAGGCAGGTCGAGGGGGCGCGCACGGGGCTCGCCTACTGCAAGGGTGGGTCGGTGAGCGGCACGGACGGAGCCTCGGTCACCACTGTGATCATGACCCGATGA
- a CDS encoding Zn-ribbon domain-containing OB-fold protein yields the protein MGQSVLSFRPDVFTADPPTLLASHCRDCGNKAFPPRDVCPSCGAPSGDQVPLSRRGEIYSYAVVRQAPPGLATPYVLAYIDLPEDEVRVLARVEGIAPDVVRVGTTVELGTRPVDNPDDTSVMFVFRAEEAS from the coding sequence ATGGGACAGTCCGTCCTTTCCTTCCGGCCTGATGTCTTCACGGCCGACCCGCCCACCCTGCTGGCCTCACACTGTCGCGACTGCGGCAACAAGGCGTTCCCACCCCGTGACGTCTGTCCATCGTGCGGCGCCCCCAGCGGAGACCAGGTCCCCCTGTCGCGCCGTGGCGAGATCTACTCCTACGCCGTCGTGCGCCAGGCACCGCCCGGTCTCGCGACCCCCTATGTGCTCGCCTACATCGACCTGCCCGAGGACGAGGTGCGGGTGCTGGCGCGGGTCGAGGGCATCGCACCGGACGTGGTGCGCGTCGGCACCACGGTAGAGCTGGGAACACGCCCCGTGGACAACCCCGATGACACATCGGTGATGTTCGTCTTCCGTGCCGAGGAGGCGTCATGA
- a CDS encoding CaiB/BaiF CoA transferase family protein, with amino-acid sequence MRPLDGLVVLEMGQYIAAPYCAMMLADLGADVIKIERPGTGDPRRSYDPLIEDKNGRLSGGFLSYNRNKRSVTLDLTTEEGRAVYRRLASRADVIVENLRPGAVDRLGLGYEVLRQDNERLIYCAISGYGRLADHRGVYADRPAFDTAIQAMGGLMAVTGEADGPPLPTITGFADLFTAVHAAFSVLAALQGRAVTGRGTFVDQSMYDSTASLLERELMLWDFTRHERRRGVDGYAPLGSLEASDGYVALIIPTDEMWRRMCVAIDREDLLDHPKLDSVLSRAENFSSLIRPEAERWTRSRTRSEVVARFSEIGLPAGVVQTVPEIYECPHLAARDMFLDIDDAYAGPRRMIRTPALLDGYEPPLPHSAPQLGEDNEEVLRELAEATPQDLAHWRRAGVI; translated from the coding sequence ATGAGGCCGCTCGACGGGCTGGTGGTCCTGGAGATGGGCCAATACATCGCGGCCCCGTACTGCGCCATGATGCTGGCCGACCTCGGCGCCGATGTCATCAAGATCGAGCGTCCGGGCACCGGCGACCCGCGCCGGTCCTACGATCCCCTGATCGAGGACAAGAACGGCCGGCTCAGCGGCGGTTTTCTCAGCTACAACCGCAACAAGCGGTCGGTGACCCTGGACCTCACCACCGAGGAAGGCCGCGCCGTCTACCGCCGGCTGGCGTCCCGTGCCGATGTCATCGTGGAAAACCTGCGTCCCGGCGCGGTCGACCGGCTCGGGCTCGGGTACGAGGTGCTGCGCCAGGACAACGAGCGGCTGATCTACTGTGCCATCAGCGGCTACGGCCGCTTGGCCGATCACCGTGGCGTCTACGCCGACCGACCCGCGTTCGACACCGCGATCCAGGCCATGGGCGGTCTCATGGCGGTCACGGGTGAAGCGGACGGGCCGCCGCTGCCCACGATCACCGGTTTCGCCGATCTCTTCACCGCCGTGCACGCCGCGTTCTCGGTGCTCGCCGCCCTGCAGGGCAGGGCCGTCACCGGACGGGGCACCTTCGTCGACCAGAGCATGTACGACTCGACGGCCTCGCTGCTCGAACGGGAGCTCATGCTCTGGGACTTCACCCGGCACGAGCGCCGCCGCGGAGTCGACGGCTACGCCCCGCTGGGTTCCCTGGAAGCCAGCGACGGGTACGTTGCCCTGATCATCCCCACGGACGAAATGTGGCGCCGGATGTGTGTGGCGATCGACCGTGAGGATCTTCTCGACCATCCGAAGCTCGATTCGGTGCTGTCGCGAGCCGAGAACTTCTCCTCACTGATACGTCCGGAAGCCGAACGGTGGACCCGTTCGCGCACCCGCAGCGAGGTCGTCGCGCGGTTTTCCGAGATCGGACTGCCCGCAGGCGTGGTACAGACCGTGCCGGAGATCTACGAGTGCCCGCACCTGGCGGCGCGCGACATGTTCCTCGACATCGACGACGCGTACGCCGGCCCGCGGCGGATGATCCGCACACCGGCGCTGCTCGACGGTTATGAGCCGCCCCTCCCCCATTCCGCTCCCCAGCTCGGCGAGGACAACGAGGAGGTACTGCGTGAGCTGGCCGAGGCCACGCCGCAGGACCTCGCACACTGGCGCCGGGCAGGCGTCATCTAG
- a CDS encoding zinc-binding dehydrogenase produces MSIETVPKTSRAAVLTAHGEPLEIRELPIPTELEPGALLVKIEAATVCGSDLHLWDGSLAGSQALSLPVIPGHEMVGSVVRIGEGAERDTFGQPLRAGDRICFTHASCNQCEHCRLDNQPTLCANRQYYMFTSCAQAPYLVGGFAEYCYVFQNSGRVKVPDEVPTEWASAASCALRTVVHSFDRIGRLNPWETVVIQGSGPLGLFATALADHLGAERVITIGAPEDRLKIATSFGATDIVSIADAPEPQDRIDAVRGLLGGRGADVVFEFSGARTAFTEGLGMVKEGGRYMVTGQIDGPGKEVPVRPGFITRQQLTIMGTWSGHIAEYRKALQFMKNTRRRYDFGTLVPHRYPLEQATEALTRMRAQRDIKPVLVPHVTAAQVST; encoded by the coding sequence ATGTCGATCGAGACTGTTCCCAAGACCAGCCGCGCCGCGGTACTCACCGCACACGGCGAGCCCCTGGAGATCAGGGAGCTGCCCATTCCCACCGAGCTGGAGCCGGGAGCCCTGCTCGTCAAGATCGAGGCCGCCACGGTCTGCGGCTCCGACCTGCATCTGTGGGACGGGTCGCTGGCCGGCAGCCAGGCCCTCAGCCTGCCGGTAATCCCCGGACACGAGATGGTCGGCTCCGTAGTCCGCATCGGCGAGGGCGCGGAGCGTGACACCTTCGGTCAGCCGCTCCGGGCGGGCGACCGGATCTGCTTCACCCACGCGTCGTGCAACCAGTGCGAACACTGCCGTCTGGACAACCAGCCGACGCTGTGCGCCAACCGGCAGTACTACATGTTCACCAGTTGCGCCCAAGCCCCCTACCTCGTGGGCGGATTCGCCGAGTACTGCTACGTCTTCCAGAACTCGGGGCGGGTCAAGGTGCCGGACGAGGTGCCCACCGAGTGGGCCTCGGCCGCCAGCTGTGCCCTGCGAACGGTGGTGCACTCCTTCGACCGGATCGGCCGGCTCAACCCATGGGAGACCGTGGTCATCCAAGGGTCGGGCCCCCTCGGGCTGTTCGCCACCGCGCTCGCCGACCACCTCGGCGCCGAACGGGTCATCACCATCGGCGCCCCCGAGGACCGGCTGAAGATCGCCACCTCCTTCGGCGCCACCGACATCGTGTCCATCGCCGACGCCCCCGAACCGCAGGACCGTATCGACGCCGTCCGGGGGCTGCTCGGCGGGCGGGGAGCCGATGTCGTCTTCGAATTCTCCGGTGCGCGGACCGCGTTCACCGAAGGGCTCGGCATGGTCAAGGAGGGCGGCCGTTACATGGTCACCGGCCAGATCGACGGACCGGGCAAGGAAGTGCCGGTGCGTCCCGGCTTCATCACTCGTCAGCAGCTGACCATCATGGGCACCTGGTCGGGCCACATCGCCGAGTACCGCAAGGCACTGCAGTTCATGAAGAACACCCGGCGCCGCTACGACTTCGGCACGCTCGTACCCCACCGCTACCCGCTGGAGCAGGCCACCGAGGCGCTCACCCGCATGCGCGCCCAGCGGGACATCAAGCCCGTGCTCGTCCCCCACGTGACAGCGGCCCAGGTGTCGACATGA
- a CDS encoding aldehyde dehydrogenase, protein MSRRGAGDVEYRQMYIGGKWVDAETGETFGTVDPFTGKVWARAPLGGAADVRKAVRAATDALSGPWGTMSASARGTLIRRLGQLIAEHTEELAEIETTDNGKVIRETRGQMAGLPATYEYFAGAADKIQGSTIPSPHTNFFTYTRREPIGVVAAILPWNSPLYLLASKLAPALAAGCAFVAKPAEQTPMSTLKFAELVAEAGFPDGVFNVVTGAGATGAALSADPGVAKVTFTGSTATGTAVMKAAAEHIADVTLELGGKSPNIVFADTDIEAAMNGVMAGIFAATGQTCIAGSRLLVAREIHDELVGKLAERIKTIKLGDPLDTATEVGPIAFDGQLDKVCSYVEIGLGEGATLVSGGRRPTEGDLRDGYFFEPTILTGVRNDMRVAREEIFGPVLSVIPFDSEEEAVRIANDTAYGLAAAVWTRDIQRAHRVAHQLNAGSIWINSYRVLAYNVPYGGFRQSGIGRENGLEGLDAYLQTKSVWVELTGASRDPFKLG, encoded by the coding sequence ATGTCACGTCGTGGAGCCGGTGACGTCGAGTACCGGCAGATGTACATCGGTGGCAAGTGGGTGGACGCCGAGACGGGAGAGACCTTCGGGACGGTCGACCCGTTCACCGGGAAGGTGTGGGCCAGGGCTCCGCTCGGCGGGGCGGCCGACGTCCGCAAGGCCGTCCGGGCCGCGACCGACGCACTGAGCGGGCCATGGGGCACGATGTCCGCCTCGGCGAGGGGCACCCTCATCCGGCGCCTGGGGCAGCTCATCGCCGAGCACACGGAGGAACTCGCCGAGATCGAGACCACGGACAACGGCAAGGTCATTCGTGAAACCCGGGGCCAGATGGCAGGGCTCCCCGCGACCTACGAGTACTTCGCCGGAGCCGCCGACAAGATCCAGGGGTCGACGATCCCCTCGCCGCACACCAACTTCTTCACCTACACCCGCCGGGAACCGATCGGCGTGGTGGCCGCCATCCTGCCCTGGAACAGCCCGCTGTACCTGCTGGCCAGCAAGCTCGCACCGGCGCTCGCCGCCGGCTGCGCGTTCGTGGCCAAACCGGCCGAGCAGACCCCGATGTCCACCCTGAAGTTCGCTGAACTCGTCGCGGAAGCGGGATTCCCCGACGGGGTTTTCAACGTTGTGACCGGTGCCGGAGCGACCGGTGCGGCCCTGTCCGCCGACCCCGGAGTGGCCAAGGTGACCTTCACGGGCTCCACGGCGACCGGAACGGCCGTGATGAAGGCGGCCGCCGAGCACATCGCGGATGTGACCCTCGAACTCGGAGGCAAGTCCCCCAACATCGTCTTCGCCGACACCGACATCGAAGCAGCCATGAACGGGGTCATGGCCGGCATCTTCGCCGCGACGGGGCAGACCTGCATCGCCGGCAGCCGGCTGCTCGTCGCCCGGGAGATCCACGACGAACTGGTCGGCAAGCTGGCCGAACGCATCAAGACGATCAAGCTCGGCGACCCGCTCGACACGGCCACGGAAGTGGGGCCCATCGCCTTCGACGGGCAGTTGGACAAGGTGTGCTCGTATGTGGAGATCGGCCTCGGCGAGGGAGCCACGTTGGTGTCCGGCGGACGCAGGCCGACCGAGGGAGACCTGCGCGACGGGTACTTTTTCGAGCCCACGATCCTCACCGGTGTGCGCAACGACATGCGGGTCGCCCGCGAGGAGATCTTCGGTCCTGTGCTGTCGGTCATCCCCTTCGACAGCGAGGAGGAAGCCGTCCGGATCGCCAACGACACCGCCTACGGCCTGGCCGCCGCGGTGTGGACACGAGATATCCAGCGCGCCCACCGCGTCGCCCACCAGCTCAACGCCGGATCCATCTGGATCAATTCCTACCGTGTGCTCGCCTACAACGTGCCGTACGGCGGCTTCCGGCAGAGCGGCATCGGCAGGGAGAACGGGCTCGAGGGCCTGGACGCCTACCTCCAGACGAAGTCGGTCTGGGTCGAGCTGACCGGCGCGAGCCGCGACCCGTTCAAGCTCGGCTGA
- a CDS encoding MmgE/PrpD family protein, translated as MTGVVERLGDFAAGIELDQVPAAVVARAQDCLVHALVVGAAGAGVGFGETAEAALGGADCGEAHLLASGRTATAPLAAFANSALLHARAQEDTHGTFHPGVATIPAALAAAEAERVDGPTFLAAVLAGYEVGTAVSDPLTERTTPPFRATGLFGPLAAAAAAGRVLGLGASPLASALGLASAFAGGGSEPFAAGTDEWHYQTGVAAMNGLLAARLAKAGARGSTSAIEGQAGFLDCFVRGRAPQPDGLAAELGRRWRILDVTFKPYPVCAFNQTPALVAARLATTHGVKPADVASLVVRMNEREAVYPGVGSSGPFREVAQTLMSVRFGIAVALAEGHITYAALTRFDDPTLLDLVERIVIVPEASRPPKTAAATLTLVDGRQIRTAIEDSSQELSWDSAEVRDNARRLRPETGFTEEGLEALFAAVAALPEANSLDGLLGAVLSRR; from the coding sequence ATGACGGGCGTGGTGGAACGGCTCGGCGACTTCGCCGCCGGGATCGAGCTCGACCAGGTGCCGGCGGCAGTCGTCGCGCGTGCCCAGGACTGCCTCGTGCACGCCCTGGTCGTCGGTGCGGCCGGGGCGGGGGTCGGGTTCGGCGAGACGGCTGAGGCGGCACTCGGTGGTGCCGACTGCGGCGAGGCTCACCTGCTCGCCTCCGGCAGGACCGCGACCGCGCCGCTCGCCGCCTTCGCGAACAGCGCGCTGCTGCACGCCCGCGCTCAGGAGGACACCCACGGAACGTTCCACCCCGGGGTGGCGACGATCCCCGCGGCTCTCGCGGCCGCGGAGGCCGAGCGCGTGGACGGCCCGACGTTCCTGGCCGCGGTCCTGGCCGGCTATGAGGTGGGTACGGCGGTCTCCGACCCACTGACCGAGCGGACCACACCGCCGTTCCGGGCGACCGGCCTGTTCGGCCCGCTGGCCGCGGCCGCGGCGGCGGGACGTGTCCTCGGCCTGGGAGCCTCACCTCTCGCCTCGGCCCTGGGCCTGGCATCCGCCTTCGCGGGCGGTGGCAGCGAACCGTTCGCCGCCGGCACCGACGAATGGCATTACCAGACCGGTGTGGCCGCCATGAACGGCCTGCTCGCCGCGCGACTGGCCAAGGCCGGAGCGCGAGGCTCAACCAGCGCGATAGAGGGGCAGGCCGGGTTCCTCGACTGCTTCGTCCGAGGGCGGGCTCCACAGCCGGATGGGCTGGCGGCCGAACTCGGCCGCCGCTGGAGGATCCTGGACGTCACCTTCAAGCCCTACCCGGTTTGCGCGTTCAACCAGACGCCGGCCCTGGTCGCGGCACGGCTCGCCACCACGCATGGCGTCAAACCGGCAGACGTGGCCTCGCTGGTCGTGCGGATGAACGAGCGCGAGGCCGTCTATCCCGGGGTGGGTAGCAGTGGGCCCTTCCGGGAGGTGGCGCAGACGCTGATGAGCGTGCGTTTCGGCATCGCCGTCGCGTTGGCCGAAGGGCACATCACCTATGCGGCGCTGACCCGCTTCGACGACCCGACGCTGCTCGACCTGGTCGAGCGCATCGTCATCGTCCCGGAGGCAAGCCGCCCGCCGAAGACGGCCGCCGCGACGCTCACGCTGGTCGACGGACGGCAGATCCGGACGGCGATCGAGGACTCCTCCCAGGAACTGTCCTGGGACTCGGCTGAGGTGCGGGACAACGCCCGGCGGCTACGGCCGGAGACCGGGTTCACCGAGGAAGGGCTCGAGGCCCTGTTCGCCGCCGTCGCAGCGCTGCCGGAGGCGAACAGCCTGGACGGGCTCCTGGGAGCGGTCCTCTCACGCCGCTGA
- a CDS encoding IS110 family transposase, producing the protein MAVPEIWAGVDIGKEHHHCVVINADGERLLSRRVLNDETELLHLIGDVLAISADVLWAVDLNHGGAALLICLLLSHDQPMAYLTGLAVHRASATYKGEGKTDAKDAFVIADQARVRRDLGLLRPGDEIAVDLRTLTNRRLDVVFDRTRQINRLRAQLLEIFPALERSLDLVNKGPVMLLTGYQTPAAIRRAGVQRIETWLKNRKVRGAAALAKTVVEAARAQMTALPGEKLAAAMVVRLAKGVMALDEEIVELDALIEATFREHPHAEVIRSLPGMGPKLGAEFIAATGGDMDAFGSADRLAGFAGLAPRPRDSGRVSGNLRRPRRYHRGLLRSMYLSAMVSITTCPASKAYYQRKRSEGKGHKQALLALARRRLNVLWAMIRDGQCYQGSPPVTTAA; encoded by the coding sequence GTGGCCGTGCCCGAGATCTGGGCCGGAGTGGACATCGGCAAGGAACACCACCACTGCGTGGTGATCAACGCGGACGGCGAACGGCTGCTGTCGCGCCGGGTCCTGAACGATGAGACCGAGTTGCTTCACCTCATCGGCGATGTCCTGGCGATATCCGCGGACGTGCTGTGGGCCGTCGATCTCAACCACGGCGGAGCTGCCCTGCTGATCTGCCTGCTCCTCAGCCACGATCAGCCGATGGCCTATCTGACCGGCCTGGCAGTCCACCGTGCCTCGGCCACCTACAAGGGCGAAGGCAAGACGGACGCGAAGGACGCCTTTGTCATCGCCGACCAGGCCCGCGTTCGCCGGGACCTCGGGCTGCTGAGGCCCGGTGACGAGATCGCTGTCGACCTGCGCACGCTGACCAACCGGCGCCTTGACGTGGTCTTCGACCGCACCCGGCAGATCAACCGGCTCCGCGCCCAACTGCTGGAGATCTTCCCCGCGTTGGAGCGGTCGCTGGACCTGGTCAATAAAGGCCCGGTGATGCTGCTGACCGGCTACCAGACCCCGGCCGCGATCCGCCGCGCCGGCGTCCAGCGGATCGAGACCTGGCTGAAGAACCGCAAGGTCCGCGGTGCCGCGGCGCTGGCGAAGACGGTTGTGGAGGCCGCCCGGGCCCAGATGACCGCACTGCCCGGCGAGAAGCTGGCGGCCGCCATGGTGGTCCGCCTCGCGAAGGGGGTGATGGCCCTTGATGAGGAGATCGTCGAGCTTGACGCCCTGATCGAGGCCACGTTTCGCGAGCATCCGCACGCCGAGGTGATCCGTAGCCTGCCCGGTATGGGCCCCAAGCTCGGCGCCGAATTCATCGCCGCGACCGGCGGTGACATGGACGCCTTCGGCAGCGCCGACCGCCTGGCCGGCTTCGCCGGCCTTGCCCCCAGGCCCCGTGACTCCGGCCGCGTCAGCGGCAACCTGCGCCGCCCCCGGCGCTACCACCGCGGACTGCTGCGGTCGATGTACCTCTCGGCGATGGTCAGCATCACGACATGCCCCGCGTCCAAGGCGTACTACCAGCGGAAGAGAAGCGAGGGTAAGGGCCACAAGCAGGCCCTGCTCGCGCTCGCCCGCCGCAGGCTCAACGTCCTGTGGGCGATGATCCGTGACGGACAGTGCTACCAAGGTTCACCTCCCGTCACGACTGCGGCTTGA
- a CDS encoding electron transfer flavoprotein subunit alpha/FixB family protein, with protein MTEVLVYVDHVDGAVRKPTLELLALARRLGDPVALALGSGAQDTAVALAEHGAVRVLVADAPEFADYLVVPKVDALRAAYERVSPAAVLMLSSGEGNEIAARLALRIGSGIVTGAIDVRPGDDGLVATQSAFAAAFTLTSRVTKGAPVITVKPNSAAAEAAPAAGAVEPLAVTFGESATGTRVTARTARESTGRPELTEAAIVVSGGRGVGDAGNFHIVEALADSLGAAVGASRAAVDAGWYPHSHQVGQTGKSVSPQLYIANGISGAIQHRAGMRTSKTIVAVNKDPDAPIFDLADFGVVGDLFQVIPQLTEEINARKG; from the coding sequence ATGACTGAAGTGCTCGTTTACGTCGACCATGTGGACGGCGCGGTCCGCAAGCCCACCCTGGAGTTGCTGGCGCTGGCCCGTCGCCTCGGTGACCCGGTCGCGCTCGCGCTCGGTTCCGGCGCTCAGGACACCGCCGTCGCCTTGGCCGAACACGGCGCGGTGAGGGTGCTCGTGGCGGATGCCCCCGAGTTCGCCGACTACCTCGTCGTGCCGAAGGTGGACGCCCTGCGGGCCGCCTACGAACGGGTGTCCCCGGCGGCGGTGCTGATGCTGTCGTCCGGGGAAGGGAACGAGATCGCCGCCCGCCTCGCGCTCCGTATCGGCTCCGGGATCGTCACCGGCGCCATCGACGTACGGCCCGGCGACGACGGCCTGGTGGCCACCCAGTCGGCGTTCGCGGCGGCGTTCACCCTCACTTCCCGCGTGACCAAGGGCGCACCGGTCATCACGGTCAAGCCGAACTCGGCGGCCGCGGAGGCGGCGCCGGCCGCGGGCGCGGTCGAGCCTCTCGCCGTCACCTTCGGCGAGTCGGCCACGGGCACCAGGGTCACAGCCCGTACCGCGCGGGAGTCGACGGGGCGCCCGGAGCTGACCGAGGCGGCGATCGTGGTCTCGGGTGGGCGCGGCGTGGGTGACGCAGGGAATTTCCACATCGTCGAGGCGCTCGCCGACTCCCTCGGCGCCGCGGTGGGTGCCTCGCGGGCGGCGGTGGACGCCGGCTGGTACCCGCACTCCCATCAGGTCGGGCAGACCGGCAAGAGCGTCTCCCCGCAGCTCTACATCGCCAACGGCATCTCCGGCGCCATCCAGCACCGGGCGGGTATGCGGACATCGAAGACGATCGTCGCGGTGAACAAGGATCCGGACGCACCGATCTTCGACCTGGCCGACTTCGGCGTGGTCGGCGACCTCTTCCAGGTCATCCCCCAGCTCACCGAGGAGATCAACGCCCGCAAGGGCTGA
- a CDS encoding electron transfer flavoprotein subunit beta/FixA family protein: MSFRLVVTVKYVPDAAADRRFADDLTVDRDDADGLLSELDEYAVEQALRIAESRGQNGDDAEITVVTVGPRDAEDALRKALAMGADRAIHVEDEALHGTDVIGTSLVLAKAIETAGYDLVVSGMAATDGAMGVVPALLAERLRVPQMTLLSEISVEDGTVRGRRDGDTASEWLESSLPAVASVTDQSGEVRYPSFKGIMAAKKKPVESWGLSDLGIDADAVGLSGAWTTVDSAAERPVRSAGTVVEDGGVGGKRLAEFLASRKFI, from the coding sequence ATGAGTTTCCGCCTTGTCGTTACCGTGAAGTATGTGCCTGACGCCGCAGCCGACCGGCGCTTTGCCGATGACCTGACCGTCGACCGGGACGACGCGGACGGGCTGCTGTCGGAGCTGGATGAGTACGCCGTGGAACAGGCGCTGCGGATCGCCGAAAGCCGGGGCCAGAACGGCGACGATGCCGAGATCACGGTGGTCACGGTGGGGCCGCGGGACGCGGAGGACGCGCTGCGCAAGGCTCTGGCGATGGGTGCCGACAGGGCCATCCATGTGGAGGACGAGGCACTGCACGGCACGGACGTGATCGGCACCTCACTGGTCCTGGCGAAGGCGATCGAGACGGCCGGATACGACCTGGTGGTCTCCGGAATGGCGGCCACGGACGGCGCGATGGGCGTGGTGCCGGCGCTGCTGGCCGAACGCCTGCGGGTGCCGCAGATGACGCTGCTGTCCGAGATCTCGGTCGAGGACGGCACGGTCAGGGGCCGCCGGGACGGTGACACCGCCTCCGAGTGGCTGGAGTCATCGCTGCCAGCGGTGGCCTCGGTGACGGATCAGTCGGGTGAGGTCCGCTACCCATCGTTCAAGGGGATCATGGCGGCGAAGAAGAAGCCGGTCGAATCCTGGGGTCTGTCGGATCTGGGCATCGATGCGGATGCGGTGGGCCTGAGCGGGGCCTGGACGACGGTGGACTCGGCGGCGGAGCGTCCGGTGCGTTCGGCTGGGACCGTGGTCGAGGACGGCGGTGTGGGGGGAAAGCGGCTGGCCGAGTTCCTGGCGAGCAGGAAGTTCATCTGA